DNA from Amycolatopsis sp. DSM 110486:
GACCCGGTGGGCTGGGAGCGCCGGTACCTGTCGCGCCTGAGCGGCACGCTCGTCGACGGCGCGGTGCTCGTGACGCCCGCGGCCGAACTCGAAGGCCTGCCCGGAACTCCGGTCGTCGCGGTCGATCCGCACACCGGGCGCTCGCCGCTGCCGGCGATCGTCTCCGACAACCTGCGCGGCGCGCAGCTGGCGACCGAGCACCTGCTGGAGCTCGGGCACCGGAGGATCGCGCTGCTCGCGGGCCGGCCGGACCTGCAGTCCGCCCAGCTTCGCGAGACCGGCTACCGGCGCGCGCTGGCCGCCGCCGGCGTCGAGGTGGATGAAACCCTCGTCGTGGCCGGCGACTACGACGGCGAGCTGGCCGGCGCGTCGGCGCGGGAGCTGCTGACCCGCCCCGACCGGCCGACGGCCGTGTTCGCCGCCAACGACACCTCCGCGATCGCGACTCTGGCCGCCGCCGCGGCGCTGGGCCTGCGCGTACCGGACGACGTGTCGGTGGTCGGCTTCGACAACATCCCCGAGTCGGCGCTGTGCACTCCCCCGCTCACCACGGTGCAACAGCCCATCCGCGAGATGGGCCACCGCGCCATCACCGTCCTCATCGGACTCATCAACGGCGACCCCGAGGAGCGTGAGCCCGTGGTGCTCGACACGGAACTGGTGGTGCGCTCGTCGAGCGCCGCGCCGCGGGCCGGCTCGTGACGACCGAGACCGCGCCCGAGCCCTGGCGCGACCCGCGGCTGCCCGTGGCCGAGCGTGTCCGCGATCTCGTGGCCCGGATGACCACGCGCGAGAAAGTGGCGCAGCTGTCGGGAATCTGGGTCGGCATGGACTCCGGTGGCGAGGTCGCGCCGCATCAGCACGACTTCGCCCACGACCCGCCGGACTGGGACGCGCTCGTGCCGCACGGGGTCGGGCAGCTGACCCGCGCGTTCGGCACGCGGCCGGTCGACCCGGAGATCGGCGCGCGGGGACTCGCGCGGACGCAGGAGGAGATCGTGGCGCGCGGGCGCTTCGGCATCCCCGCCGTGGTGCACGAGGAGTGCCTCACGGGCCTGGCGGCGTGGCAGGCCACGGTGTACCCGGCGCCGCTGTGCTGGGGCGCGAGCTTCGACCCGGACCTCGTGTGGCGCATGGCCGAGAAGATCGGGCGGACGATGCGGGCCCTCGGCGTGCACCAGGGGCTGGCGCCGGTGCTGGACGTCGCGCGGGACCTGCGCTGGGGCCGCGTCGAGGAGACCATCGGCGAGGACCCGTACCTCGTCGGCACGATCGGCGCGGCCTACGTCGCCGGGCTCGAGTCGGTCGGGATCGTCGCGACGCTCAAGCACTTCGCGGGCTACTCCGCGTCCAAGGCCGGGCGCAACCTCGCGCCGGTGTCGGTCGGGCCGCGCGAGTTCGCCGACGTGCTGCTGCCGCCGTTCGAGCACGCGCTGCGCGCCGGGGCGCGGTCGGTGATGAACTCCTACACCGACCTCGACGGGCTGCCGGCCGCGGCCGACCCGGAACTGCTCACCACGCTGCTGCGCGAGCGCTACGGGTTCACCGGCACGGTGGTGTCCGACTACTTCTCCGTGGCGTTCCTGCACGCCCTGCACCACGTCGCCACCGGAGCGGCGGACGCGGCGGGGCAGGCGCTGAGCGCGGGCATTGACGTCGAACTGCCCACAGTGGACTGTTACGGCACGCCGCTCCTGGCCGCGCTGGCCGACGGCAGCGTCGAGGAGTCTCTTGTGGACCGTGCGGTGTACCGCGTGCTGACGCAGAAGTTCGAGCTGGGCCTGCTGGATCCCGAGTGGTCGCCCCACCCGGCCGTGACCGAGCTGGACGACGCCGAGTCGCGGGCGCTCGCGCGAGAGCTTGCCGAGCGGTCGGTGGTGCTGCTGTCGAACACCGGAGCGTTGCCGCTGCGTTCCGGTGTTCGGCTGGCGGTCGTGGGCCCCCGCGCGGACGAACCGGGCGCGATGCTCGGCTGCTACTCGTTCCCGATGCACGTCGGCGTCCACCACCCGGACGTGCCGTTCGGCCTCGACGTGCCCACGGTCGCCGAGGCGCTGCGGGAGTCGTTCGACGTCACCTTCGCCGAGGGCTGCGGCGTCACCGGCGGCACGGACGAAGACCTCGCCGCGGCCGTCGAGGCGGCCGCGGCGGCGGACGTCTGCGTAACCGTGCTCGGCGACCGGGCGGGCCTGTTCGGCGGCGGCACCTCCGGCGAAGGCTGCGACGCCTCGGACCTGCGCCTGCCCGGCCGGCAGGAGGAACTGCTCGAAGCGGTGCTGGCGACGGGCACACCCGTGGTGCTGGTGCTGCTGTCCGGCCGGCCCTATGAGCTCTCGCGCCAGGTCGAGCGCCTGGCGGCCGTCGTGTGCGGGTTCTACCCCGGGGAAGAGGGCGCGGCGGCGCTCGCCGGGGTGCTCACGGGCCGGGTCGAGCCGTCGGGCCGCCTGCCGGTGAGCTTCCCCGCCGCCGGGGCGACCCAGCCGTCGACCTACCTCGGCGCGGCGCTGGCCGCGCGCAGCGACGTCAGTTCGGTCGACCCCACGCCCGTGTTCCCGTTCGGACACGGTCTCACCTACCACCCGGCCACGTGGGTCTCGGTGGCCGGCGGGCCCGTGTGGCCGGCCGACGGCTCGTGCCGGGTGAGCGTGACGCTGCACAACCCGCACGACACGGAGACGTCGGAAGTCGTGCAGGTCTACCTCCACGATCCGGTCGCCGAGGTCGCACGTCCGCTGCGGCAGCTGATCGCCGCGCCGCGCGTGCCGCTCCCGCCCGGACAGACCCGCGTGGTGCACCTGGACCTGCACGCGGACCTCGCCTCCTACACCGGGCGGGCCGGCGACCGGATCGTCGACACCGGGCCGGTGGAGCTGCTCGTGGGCCCGTCGAGCGCCGTCGCGCACACCGTGCTGGCGGTGCCGATCACGGGATCGCGGCGCGTCTTGGGGTTCGACCGCGTGCTCCAGCCGCGGGTCACGGTGGTCCCCGGCTGATAACTCGCTGAGAACTCCGGCAAACGGGACACTCCGCGGGCGCTCCCTGCGTTGAGCCAGGTGAACGACCCACCCTGAGGAGTGTGTGATGAGCCTGATCGGAACGCTGGTCGGGTACGTGCTGACCGTGTTCATCCTGCTGCTGATCGCGCGCATGATCCTGGACTGGACGCGCCTGGCGACGACCGGGCCGCCCTGGCTCGGGAAAGCGCGCTACTACAGCCACCGCGCGACCGAGCCCGTGATCGCCCCCGTGCGCCGCGTGCTGCGACCCGTGCGCGCCGGCGGGCTGTCGATCGATCTCGCGTTCACCGTGGTGTTCTTCGCGGCGGTGATCGTGCGGTCGATCGCGTTCGCCCTGTGACGGCTGCCCCTCACCGCCCGGGCGAGGGGCAGCACCTCACGGCCTGCGCGAAATCGGTCCGGATGCCGGGAAAACACCACCTCGTCCCGCTTCCTGGTACGGCTACCTGTCGGGGGCCGGGGTGGGTGATAGTCGGCTCGTGACCCAGGTGCTCCCCGTTCTCCCGCAGACGGCCCCGCCAGACCCCGAGCCCGCCGCCGGCCGGGTGCTCTACCGCGACGCCGTGGTCGCGCCCCTGCTCGGCTACCGGCCGCTGCTGCTCGACCTCGCCGTGCCGGCCGGTCCGCCGCCGCCCACCGGGTGGCCGGTGGTCGTGTTCGTGCACGGCGGCGCGTTCGCCGTGGGTTCGCCCAAGCACGCGCCGCTCGGCCGGTACCTCGCGGAGCGCCTGCCCGCGGCCGGGTTCGCCGTGGGCTTAGTCCACTTCAGACACAGCCGCGAAGCGGTGTACCCGGCACAGCTGCACGACGTGAAGGCCGCGGTGCGCTGGCTGCGTCAACACCACACGACGCTGGCGCTGGACCCGGAGCGGTTCGCCGCGTGGGGCCACGCCGCGGGCGGGCACCTCGCGGTGATGCTCGCCGTGACCGGCGGCCGGCCGGAGCTGGAAGGCGACATCGGCGTGCTCGGCCCGGACAGCCGCGTGCAGGCGGCCGTGGCGTGGAGCCCGCCGTCGGACTTCACGCGGCTGCCGCCGCCTCCGCCAAGCTCACCGTTCCACGCCACCGGGGAAGACCCGCACGCGTGGCTTCTCGGCGGCGCGCCCGCGCAGCACCCGGCGCTCGCCGCCGCGGCCAGCCCGCTCACGCACGTGAGCGAGTCGGCCGCGCCGCTGCTGGTCGTGCACGGCACCGCCGACGACGTCGTGCCCATCACCCAGAGCGAAACCCTCGTCGCCACGTACTGGCAGGCAGGCGCCGATGCCGAGTTCAGGTGGCTCGAGGACGCCGGCCACATCTACGGTCTCGGTACCCGCGAAACCATGACCACCGCGGGCATCGACTTCCTCCGCGAACAGCTCGGCGCTCCGAGCCCGAGGACCCGGAGCGCCGAACACCACAGCGTCCAACAGAACTGAGACCTACAGCTGCACACCCCGGGTGAGAGCGCCGTCGGCCACCAGGTTGGTGCCGGTGATGAACGACGCCAGCGGGCTGGCCAGCACGGTCACCGCGTAGGCGATCTCCTCCGGCGTGCCCATGCGGCCCATCGGGTTGAGACCCAGTGCCTGGTTGAACAGCTCCGGGTTGCCGCTCTCGGTGCTGTGCCAGATGCCGCCCTCGAAGTAGGTGTTGCCGGGCGACACCGTGTTGGCGCGGATGCCCTTCGGCGCCAGCTGCAGCGCCAGGCCCTGGATGTAGTGCACGACGGCGGCCTTCATCGTCCCGTACGCGGGGGCGGCGAAGTCGATCTCGCGGCCCGAGACGCTCGAGATGGCGATGATCGAGCCGGCCTCGCTGCGTTCCAGGTGCGGCAGCGCGGTCTCGGCGACGCGCACCGTGTGCATGAGGTCGACCTCGAAGCTGGAGCGCCAGTTCTCCTCGGTCGGGCCGATGGCCAGGGCGCTGACGTTCGCCACGACGATGTCGAGGCCGTTCAGGTCGGCCGCGGCACGCTCGACCCACGCGGTCAGCGCCGCGCCGTCGGCGACGTCCACGGCCTCGCCCGACACCGTCGCGCCGGCGTCGCGGAACTCCTTCTCGGTGGCGCGCACCTCGGATTCGGTACGCGCGCAGAACGCCACCGCGGCGCCCTCACCCGCGAGCGAGGCGACGACCGCGCGCCCGATCCCCTTGGTACCGCCGGTCACCAGGGCTTTGCGCCCGGCCAGCCGCAGATCCATGCGTTTTCCTCCTAGAGCTTCGCGGCCTGCTCGCGCAGGTACCGGTGCATTCCGCCGTACGCCTCGCCCGTGGGCAGCAAGCGCTTGGCGATCTTGGTGACGGCGCTGTAGTTCGCGTCGACGACGTTGGCCAGCGGGGCCTGGCTGATCTGCGTGAGCAGCTGGTAGGCGTCGAGCGGGTCGAGCCCGTAGAGCTCGCCGAGCCAGCCGATCATGCCGTGCTGGCTCGAGCGCCATGCGTCTTCCAGCGGGCGTGAGGAAGCGACCACCACGTAGTTCTCGTCCTGCTCGATGCGCGGCCACACCGGCGCACCGCCCTTGATCAGCTCGACGATCAGCGTCACGTTCATGGCGCCTTCCACGGCCGTGCCACAGGCCTCGCCCTCGCCCTGGCGGTAGTGCCCGTCGCCGACCGAGAACAGCGCGCCCGGCACGTTCACGCCGAGGTAACAGGTCGCGCCCGCCTTCATCTCGGGCGTGTCCATGTTGCCGCCGAACATGTCCGGCACCAGCGACGTGCGCACCTCACGCCCGGCCGGGGCGACGCCGACCGTGCCGAGCATCGGTTCCACCGGCAGGTCCACGCGGAAGTCGCCGCGCAGTGCCTCGAACACCACGATCTGCTTCTCGCGGTCGAGCTGGTAGATCCAGGTCAGCTCCGGCAGCGGTTCATGCAGCATCGCGGTGCGGTCGGTGGCGGTGAGGCCGCCGAAGAACGGGATGGTCGCCGACGCGGCCCAGTCGCGCGCCGGTTCCAGGTCCACGAAGTGCAGCGCGAGTGTGTCACCGGGTTCCGCGCCGTCCACAAAGAACGGTCCCGTCTGCGGGTTGACCTCCCGCATGTCGAGTTTTTCACTCGGTTTGTCCGACGCGCTCTGCAGCCGGCCGCTGAACGCGTCCTCGGTCCAGAGTTTCAACACCGTGCCGGGCTTCACCGTCCGGATGGGGGCGACCCCGCCAAAGGTCCAGGCGTATTGCTCGCGCTCGGGGGTGAACTCGACGATCTCCACACTGGCTCCTCATGCCGAAGGCTGCACACGACCGGCCCCCCGCCGCCGTCGATCTTGCCCACCCGCGGGGCCACGGGCAAGTCAGCACGCCGGTGTCCGGGACAGGGTTAGCATGGAATGCCTGACGTGACGGGGGAACCCCACGACGCGCCACCTGTTCACCGACGAACGAGGAAAGGCGGCAAGAAGCTCATGGCAGGCAACAAAGCGGTCACTTATGTGGGCCCGGGCAAGGTCGAGATCGACACGATCGAGTACCCCGGCTTCGTACTCAAGGACGGTCCGGGTGTGAACCCGGCGAACGTGGGTCGCGAGACCCCTCATGGCGTGATCCTGAAAAACGTCGCGACCAACATCTGTGGTTCCGACCAGCACATGGTCCGTGGCCGCACGACGGCACCGCAGGGACTGGTACTGGGTCACGAGATCACCGGAGAGGTGATCGAGACCGGCCGTGACGTGGAGTTCATCAAGGTGGGCGACCTGGTTTCGGTGCCCTTCAACATCGCGTGCGGACGCTGCCGCAACTGCAAGGAGGGCAAGACGGGGATCTGCCTGAACGTGAACCCGGACCGGCCGGGTTCGGCCTACGGC
Protein-coding regions in this window:
- a CDS encoding SDR family NAD(P)-dependent oxidoreductase translates to MDLRLAGRKALVTGGTKGIGRAVVASLAGEGAAVAFCARTESEVRATEKEFRDAGATVSGEAVDVADGAALTAWVERAAADLNGLDIVVANVSALAIGPTEENWRSSFEVDLMHTVRVAETALPHLERSEAGSIIAISSVSGREIDFAAPAYGTMKAAVVHYIQGLALQLAPKGIRANTVSPGNTYFEGGIWHSTESGNPELFNQALGLNPMGRMGTPEEIAYAVTVLASPLASFITGTNLVADGALTRGVQL
- a CDS encoding alpha/beta hydrolase, whose translation is MTQVLPVLPQTAPPDPEPAAGRVLYRDAVVAPLLGYRPLLLDLAVPAGPPPPTGWPVVVFVHGGAFAVGSPKHAPLGRYLAERLPAAGFAVGLVHFRHSREAVYPAQLHDVKAAVRWLRQHHTTLALDPERFAAWGHAAGGHLAVMLAVTGGRPELEGDIGVLGPDSRVQAAVAWSPPSDFTRLPPPPPSSPFHATGEDPHAWLLGGAPAQHPALAAAASPLTHVSESAAPLLVVHGTADDVVPITQSETLVATYWQAGADAEFRWLEDAGHIYGLGTRETMTTAGIDFLREQLGAPSPRTRSAEHHSVQQN
- a CDS encoding YggT family protein, translated to MSLIGTLVGYVLTVFILLLIARMILDWTRLATTGPPWLGKARYYSHRATEPVIAPVRRVLRPVRAGGLSIDLAFTVVFFAAVIVRSIAFAL
- a CDS encoding acetamidase/formamidase family protein, with amino-acid sequence MEIVEFTPEREQYAWTFGGVAPIRTVKPGTVLKLWTEDAFSGRLQSASDKPSEKLDMREVNPQTGPFFVDGAEPGDTLALHFVDLEPARDWAASATIPFFGGLTATDRTAMLHEPLPELTWIYQLDREKQIVVFEALRGDFRVDLPVEPMLGTVGVAPAGREVRTSLVPDMFGGNMDTPEMKAGATCYLGVNVPGALFSVGDGHYRQGEGEACGTAVEGAMNVTLIVELIKGGAPVWPRIEQDENYVVVASSRPLEDAWRSSQHGMIGWLGELYGLDPLDAYQLLTQISQAPLANVVDANYSAVTKIAKRLLPTGEAYGGMHRYLREQAAKL
- a CDS encoding LacI family DNA-binding transcriptional regulator, producing MQPRSRVTIRDVAARAGVSVATVSKVINQRYGVAADTFARVRAVIDELGYEASLVAQSLRNHKTNVIGILVADLEPFSTELLKGAADAIRGTGFELVVYSAGGRTGDPVGWERRYLSRLSGTLVDGAVLVTPAAELEGLPGTPVVAVDPHTGRSPLPAIVSDNLRGAQLATEHLLELGHRRIALLAGRPDLQSAQLRETGYRRALAAAGVEVDETLVVAGDYDGELAGASARELLTRPDRPTAVFAANDTSAIATLAAAAALGLRVPDDVSVVGFDNIPESALCTPPLTTVQQPIREMGHRAITVLIGLINGDPEEREPVVLDTELVVRSSSAAPRAGS
- a CDS encoding beta-glucosidase — translated: MTTETAPEPWRDPRLPVAERVRDLVARMTTREKVAQLSGIWVGMDSGGEVAPHQHDFAHDPPDWDALVPHGVGQLTRAFGTRPVDPEIGARGLARTQEEIVARGRFGIPAVVHEECLTGLAAWQATVYPAPLCWGASFDPDLVWRMAEKIGRTMRALGVHQGLAPVLDVARDLRWGRVEETIGEDPYLVGTIGAAYVAGLESVGIVATLKHFAGYSASKAGRNLAPVSVGPREFADVLLPPFEHALRAGARSVMNSYTDLDGLPAAADPELLTTLLRERYGFTGTVVSDYFSVAFLHALHHVATGAADAAGQALSAGIDVELPTVDCYGTPLLAALADGSVEESLVDRAVYRVLTQKFELGLLDPEWSPHPAVTELDDAESRALARELAERSVVLLSNTGALPLRSGVRLAVVGPRADEPGAMLGCYSFPMHVGVHHPDVPFGLDVPTVAEALRESFDVTFAEGCGVTGGTDEDLAAAVEAAAAADVCVTVLGDRAGLFGGGTSGEGCDASDLRLPGRQEELLEAVLATGTPVVLVLLSGRPYELSRQVERLAAVVCGFYPGEEGAAALAGVLTGRVEPSGRLPVSFPAAGATQPSTYLGAALAARSDVSSVDPTPVFPFGHGLTYHPATWVSVAGGPVWPADGSCRVSVTLHNPHDTETSEVVQVYLHDPVAEVARPLRQLIAAPRVPLPPGQTRVVHLDLHADLASYTGRAGDRIVDTGPVELLVGPSSAVAHTVLAVPITGSRRVLGFDRVLQPRVTVVPG